The following are encoded in a window of Flavobacterium cupriresistens genomic DNA:
- the sprC gene encoding gliding motility protein SprC, producing the protein MIQKTTLIFTKFFLLFGMLFCANSSLFAQTKVVNPEILSFDRICAGTVHNEYNATFTYSGFPAGTEFTVELSTDNFVTVIPAATILPVINDTPTQKTIKFAVPSTLKGSDTYSLRVSTAGYASPKFTSFAHKTAFPIYFKAHDNQYTINNFKGTATFCAGGSYLLTIDPDRADPLNESPLKYDFLTYNWYKDNGVSVPPTLVAAATGPSYSVTAEGVYYVETNYGTCSSESYSNRVTVSSSGSGSAVSVTSSLGNPFCSSGAGTVLTATSGNSYVWSKDGKVLAGQTTRSINANESGLYSVAVDFGGCVANGTIDLKSNSFSASIDVADTYKLKAGETLKVSITSDATNPTYEWYLNNNLIDGANTDTYQIAVRGSYRAKISQSSGCISSKEFAFRVTSEEDAKTNVVPNIVKLSSSSPYWNVPEVYKTPDTKITILSSNGEVMYDDVGSNYDPEFNSFIKDFKNVNPVYYYVIKSSSGDKKGSITVIK; encoded by the coding sequence ATGATTCAAAAAACTACTCTAATTTTTACCAAATTTTTTCTTTTATTTGGCATGTTATTCTGTGCCAACTCGAGTTTGTTTGCTCAAACGAAAGTTGTAAACCCGGAAATACTATCTTTTGATAGGATTTGTGCGGGTACGGTGCACAATGAATATAATGCCACTTTTACCTATAGTGGGTTTCCGGCAGGAACAGAGTTTACAGTTGAGTTATCTACCGATAATTTTGTAACGGTAATTCCTGCTGCTACAATTCTGCCTGTTATAAACGATACTCCTACTCAGAAAACAATAAAATTTGCGGTTCCTTCAACCCTTAAGGGATCGGATACTTATAGTCTTAGAGTTTCAACTGCCGGTTATGCAAGTCCTAAATTCACTTCATTTGCTCATAAAACGGCGTTCCCAATTTATTTTAAAGCACATGACAATCAGTATACTATAAATAACTTTAAAGGAACCGCTACATTTTGTGCGGGAGGAAGTTATTTGTTAACGATTGATCCTGATCGAGCAGATCCTTTAAATGAATCTCCTTTAAAGTATGATTTTTTAACCTATAACTGGTACAAAGATAATGGCGTTTCTGTGCCTCCAACCTTAGTCGCTGCTGCGACCGGTCCTAGTTACAGCGTAACTGCCGAGGGAGTTTATTATGTAGAAACAAATTATGGAACTTGTAGTTCTGAATCATATTCAAACCGTGTGACAGTTTCGTCATCAGGTTCCGGTTCAGCGGTTTCAGTAACCTCAAGTTTAGGGAATCCTTTTTGTTCCAGCGGAGCGGGTACAGTTTTGACTGCTACTTCAGGAAACAGTTATGTTTGGAGTAAAGATGGTAAAGTATTAGCAGGACAAACAACACGTTCTATCAATGCAAATGAAAGCGGATTATATTCGGTTGCAGTAGATTTTGGAGGATGTGTGGCTAATGGAACTATCGACTTAAAAAGCAATAGTTTTTCTGCCAGTATTGATGTGGCAGATACCTATAAACTTAAAGCTGGCGAAACTTTAAAAGTGTCCATAACTTCTGATGCGACCAATCCAACTTACGAGTGGTATCTAAATAACAATCTTATTGATGGTGCTAACACAGATACCTATCAGATAGCGGTAAGAGGTAGCTACAGAGCAAAAATTTCACAGTCTTCAGGCTGTATTTCTTCTAAAGAATTTGCATTCAGAGTTACTTCTGAGGAAGATGCAAAAACGAATGTTGTTCCAAATATTGTGAAACTAAGTAGTAGTTCTCCTTATTGGAATGTACCGGAAGTATACAAAACGCCTGATACAAAAATTACAATTTTGAGTTCAAACGGAGAAGTAATGTATGATGATGTTGGAAGTAATTACGATCCCGAATTCAATTCGTTTATAAAAGATTTTAAAAATGTTAATCCTGTTTATTACTACGTCATTAAATCCAGCTCGGGTGATAAAAAAGGATCAATAACTGTGATAAAATAA